AAAGGATATCTTTTTTGAGAACCATCACTTGACAATAAGTCACGAACTTGTTCATTATATATTTCCATCATTTGAACTTTGATTTCATACTTGAAAGTGCTCTCTCTCATTTGGGAAATTCTGAAAAGATCATTCAAAGCTCGATAATTGACTCCCCAATCCTCCTCGCTCGCTCCATCGGGACCAGTCTGGAGGTTAATTTAACTTGCTTCAGCAATGTTAAACAGTGTgtaaacatatttaacaaattTATATAGGATGGCATTCTTACCATGGTGTACGTTTTCCCTGAGCCAGTTTGACCATAGGCAAATATACATACATTATAACCATCCAGCACAGACTGTACCAAGGGCTGAATATCTGAATACACTTGAGCTGCAGAGATTGAAATTGCGAAAttccttttattatttattgcatGAACTTAAATTTACAGAATATGCATAGAATAATTTTATCTGGCATGGTTCGGAGGAATCTGAAAACCTTGTGCTGAAGCTGGACTGTAGACCGTATTGAACTTGAAAGATCTACGACCTTCTTTCCCTTGTTTGGAAGGATTTACAACAACTAGCTCCCCATTTTCTCCGATATACTCTATCACTGTCTGTTTCTCCTTTTGTCCACGAAGGAATGGCCTTATCCGACAATACACTCTAATATTTCCTAATTTGAAAAAGATTCATAAGCAACAGTAAAAGGAGAGAAATCTTCCATCCTCTTGATGCTAAAATTTCGTAATATAACAACACCTTTTAACTCCTGGACCTCATTGTGTAGTTTGCGATTCTCAGCAAGAACGACAGAGTAGTTTGCAGCTGCATGGTCTAGTGCTCCAAATTTTGCACCTGTCATAGAAATTTAACTTCGTTAGAAAAATCCAACACAATTACTTAACAGTAAAATCTATTTTGACATCTTCCGCCTATATGCTTCTAGCAACTGTTATTCATACAGCACTAACCTAATTGATTGAATTCCTCAGCATAGCTCCTTTGTGTTTTCACTACTTGTTGCTTTATTGACTGAGAAGCAAACTTCAGTTCCTGAAGTTTATGGAGATCCAGATCAGATGTGATAAATAACGAAATACACTAGAACAAATTAAGAGAATAAGATCAAAGCATACACGTAGTGCACCAAGCTGGAATTCTGTGAATATTTGGTACACATTCTCCTTCTTGCTCCACTTCAGTGATTTTGATTCAGAAAATGTCTCGAGTTCTTTTGCTCtgtattttgattcttttaAAAGGCTCTCAACGTCTTTCAACCTCTCCTCAAGCTTTTGTTGAGTATTTCTGGCGTCTTTTTCCATTTCTAGGCAGCATTCTTCATGTGCTTTCTTAGCTTTTTCTAGTTCTTGCTTCAAAGCTGCAATCTCTTGACTATAGTCATCCTTCTCTTTCATCAACCTAACCACATCCTGATCCTCATTTCTCTTTTCCGCATCCATTTTGATTTTTACACTCTGTAATatgatttcaattcaaaaaGCGATACTAAACTTTTAAAATTGTGGGGAAGAATCATAATCAGCTTGAAATATTCTTGCAGAAACGAGTCTCATCGGATCCTTTTCAATCAATAGCAAATTTCATTTAACTACGCAGAATAGATGCAAAACACTAGAGAAGATGATGTTTGATGTAAATATGTAATGATTGCTGCACTCGTAGTGCTCACTTCAAGCGAGCAAAACCCTCAGATGGGAGAAAGTAGAGGTAACTTATCTTCAAGATATCAGATAGATAAATCACATATTAAGTGTTAATACATACAAAATTACAGAAAATGAAACTATAGAATGCATATGTACCACTAAATACACTGATAATTGCCCTAACAATGTGGCAGAGGAAGAGAGGTGGTGAACTACCTTAATCTGCTGAAGCTGGTTCATGACAATCTGAAATAAAAGATTATGTGGGTAAAGGATGCATAAACCCTTGAAGAAGTAAGATTTTCCAGACTTCAAAAACTTTTTCACAGAAAGCGCAGTTCTACACTACCTGTGTCTCTTCACTAGTCCCAGTTGCAAGGGCTTCCAGGACTCGGATCCGTGACTGGTATTTCTCCTCACGAGTCTTGAATAGATTGTTTTGCTACAGACAGAGTAAATTTCATGAGCAAGGTTCATTATCAAGAGAAAAGGCagctcggtgcactaaagctcccgctatgcgcggggtccagGGAAGGGCCTGAAGGTTCATTATCAAGAGAATTTGGGAGAAAACATCTAAGGTGTATTATACCGTTCTAAGATGTTCAGCTTGAGTAGAGATTCGCCTCTCAATTTCTTGCACTACTTTTCTCAACAAGCATGCTACACGCTGACAGAGTTAAACAACTAAATGATGTTAGGCcatgatttttttgatttattcgTGTAGAAAAGAACATAATCATGAATATATTTATCTCTTATGTGCGCACATGAGGTATCTCTCCATTCTTCCGCTCAATGCTTTCATCAAGAATCTCATTCACAACACTTAAAAGTGACTGCGTTGGGGCAATCTGGGTGCAAAATAAATCAGTTGGAATAAGTATGAAATCAATATTTCAGATGTAAAATTTAGTCAAGCTTCATTGACAAAAAAGGACATGTTACTAACATCCAAGCTGTTAGATTTCATCATTTCAGAAATCTTTGAGGGGGTAAGATCAGCATAGCCCCCTTGTTTAAGCTGAAATACTTCATGGAATTTATGTCCAACGTGATGTAGTAACGCAGCTGATGGCTCTATATAAAGTTCAAAAGACAGAAGTCAACAATCTAAGAAAAACGAAATCATGAGTGAAGTTTGGGAAAGTAGTTAGAACATAAAGATCTAAAACTATTTCACCAATAGTTTAATTCTTCAGCTAAAAAGACCAGAAGAAGATTGACAGTTCCAATACAAATGTGAAATAGAACTCTAGATGAATAATGACATTGAAGGGAGGCCTTGCCATGTTACACCTATTGCATTTTCTGTTAGTGAATCTTTCAAATAAAACAATTCATGAGAGGAACCCAAATCTCCATCTTTCCCACATGGAAAAGAATCCTGGGCttaacttttttctttctttgggATTGGGGAGGGACGTGGGTCAAGGGATGTGATCTAAAAAATCGGACCTGCCATCACGGGACTTCTCAAAGCACGCTGGAATTTTGAATCTGATCCTATCTTTCGTCTCCCTTCAGCTGAGGATGGGGAAGAATGGGTACTTGACAGTTCCTGTCTGTGAACTACATCAGCACCAGATTTGCGAGATAATGGTGTGGTAGAACCATATCCTCCAATATCCGGCATAAATTCTGCTCGAAGTGTCAAAAGGCACTCTAAAACAATTTTCATGGATCCCTGGATAATGTATCAGAGTGAATATATCAAAAGCAGAAAAATGGCGTGTAATTGTATCTAAAGGAACAGAAAGTTACACTTCTCTGCATATTATAACATATACAACTCAATGGCCTATGAATGAACATATTCAACCATTTATATAATGATAAGGAGACATAAAATGATGAACATATATCAGAACACAAGAGGACAACTTTATATTCGTGCTAACCTTTTCTAAATCTGATGCTTGAAACCTGGGCAAGCCTATTTTGTCCATAGCTGACAAAAACCGTTTTACATTTTCTGAGCCTAACGACAAAGAATGACCTGAACCACCAAACTAGAATGAAACATGTAGTAAGTCAGAACATCAAAACAAAACCACCCCTAGCTTCTGATTACTGTAAAATCCGATATATTACTACTACCTCTGGTATAAAACCTGGTTTCAACTTGTTCAACAATTGACACAAGATAGTACCATCAACCAAGTATGCTCGTAACTCCTCATCAGAAGCATTTactggcaaacttaaggaaggAAGAAGACCGTTTATCCACTCTACCAAAGTTGTCCGTTGCTTAGCTGCAGACATAATAAAGTGCAGTCCAAGAGAAAATCAGTCCAAGCAAGAGTTTGTTCAGCAAATACATGGTATTAAATGTTTTGCACCTTCAGCCTCACCATTACTACTTGACGAAGGCTCAAAGATGTCCCCATTAGTGGATGGACTTGAGCTATTCCGTCTACCACAGTCTTTAGCTACACGATTCAGGATTGAATCCATGATGGAACTAGAGTATGGGCTTCAATTCAGAGAACATCTGAATCACATAGAAAACAGATATTATGAAATCAATATATCCTTGACCTCCATAAATCATAAAAAGGGCAAAACATTTCATCCAAAAGGCTGTCTCAACAACGGAAGCAGTTTGCAAGTTCACTATACACAATTATCTGACAGTTTGCGAGTTCACTATACACAATTATCAGACATTTTGCGAGTTACACTACACAGAATTATCAGACGCTTTTCAGGTTCACTACACGCAATTATCAGACAGTTTGCAGGTTCACTATACACAATTATCTGACAGTTTCCAAgtcaatatacaattatcaGACAGCTTATCTCTTGGTTATTCAAACCAGCTCAACCATAATCTAACGAATTCCAaattcatcataagaactcaaaAAAGAGTtgtcattcatttttttttcatatgcaCTCCAAACTACATGCAACATTGAAGTTGCATCGTATACTAATACGGTCTCTGGTCCTAAAAGTTACTATTAGCTTCAATCTACAACATAAATTGATCAAAACAATGTATAAAGCATTACATAATTTCAAAGATAGAAAAAGGATAtgagaaaaataacaaaataaaaattataagaagCAACTACATGGAAAAGCAACGTAATCAATAATGAAATATAATCACCAAATTAAGAATATGAAATGCACACGCTACAGAGTAAGGTGGCAATTAATTAAGCATGCAAATGTCATAATCAACAATTCTAATACAACATCAGAGAAGAATTTGCCaaaaatttcatgaaaaaacAAAGAACCCTTTGTTCAATTTTTCAAGCTCTAAAATTAACCAAGACTCGATCTTGAAATCAAGAAATCAACTCTAATAATGATCACATGCAAATGAAAATCCAAGAACAGAGAAACCCAGAATACATTAAACACCATAATgaagaatacatttttaaaaaagggaGAGAGACACATACCCATTGACGACAAAATTTtggtcaaaaagaaaaaaggactGAATTTTTGAAGGGATgttgaaaaagaagagaaagaacatAGATATGGAAAGGCATGAATATGCACGTTCTCTAGAGAAGACCAAAGGCAatgattaattaataatttgtcATTATTATCAACAATGAATATGGAAAGTTTTTTTCTATGTCTCTCAAGGAATTTGGGTATTCGGTTGGTCTCCCATTTTCCGTGTATCGTTAGTCTCCTGAGGCAGGTTGATAACCTGACCGCCTACCGTTAATTTAGGACAACTCTTTTAGCTCACCTTTTCTATTTTCTCTTTCTATATTTgcattgaaaaataaaaaataaaaaaattccaaaGTCTTTGGAAAAACTTCCCTATTCTTTTTCTATTATatataattgtatattgtttaCCATTTAGAAAGAGAATTTAGGTGGAGCtagaattttagaaaaaatagaatGTATTATTTACATTTAGTaagtagttttttttaatacaataaaaaaaattatgccaTAATTATTGAGTTCCGTCGAATTTAGTAGAACAACAACTCTACTTTTGAGAATGAATGTTTATCATTTTCTTGTACTGCTTGATTGACCAACAAGAAAGAACCTCCTAAGATTTGAAAAACAGATCATTGATTGATAAGAAAAAGTTTCATAGGAATCGAAATAGTACTTTTGCAAGTATAGTAACCCTTTTCTCTACTGGTATATGGGTGAACAAAAAGTAagtcaaatatttttgtttgattacatatttgaaatatttctgaattattcttttgTCATGGAAATTTGATTAGGGAATTTATAGTACCTTTTTGTAGTTTTTAAAGatggtttaatttttttttaaattgacaTGTAAATTCACACcatagataataataataataagaagaagaatatttGAATGTGTTTGAAGAATTACTTTTAAATTAAGATGTACAAATCGTTTTCCAGATCAAGATATTTGTCAGTCATTCGAAACTTCTAATACTTGGAATGTGTCAACCTTATTTTTcccaattaaaaaaaagtgcAAATCATTCTACTTGTTTTCATACACCTAGTATAATGCTGCAACCTTTGAAAATGACCAGCCAATTGAAAGAAGAGTCAAATATCACGTTCTTAATCTTTCAAGAAAAGGACAactccactaaattattgaccGGAGAAAGTTGGATTACCAACTAATCCCTCATTGCattgatatgaaatttaatGACTTAAGAAAAAAGGCAGAAACAAGATAACGAGTAAGAGGACAACATTCTAGAAATTAAATGTAGCAACaaaaaaccagggtaaggaacAAGTCTACAAAATTTTACATTTGCGCTCCACAGCATTCGTGATCATGGATATGCAGTAGGCAGCACTCAATGGGTAATCGGAAACTTCAACATACATTAGATGATTAATTAGACAAGGTTCAACTCCAGAAAAGATGCAAAACTTCCATGATGATGGTACTCCTTTAGAGACAATAGCATGGACCTAGTTTAGCATTTAGTAGAATATGCATGCGTAGCTCGCCTCTAAAAGAAGTTATAATCGTATTAAAGAGGATAGAAATAAGGTTCCTAGACTAGAACTCGTCAAAACTTATCAGTAAAAGCGGGCTATGGTATATGGCAATTGAAATTGGCGGTCAGAAGCATCATGTTAAGGTGCAGTGTGGAACCCCTAATGTTACTGAATACTGAACCAAACAACACATAGAGAGAAGAATCTCTAACGTGTTTAAGATTCGAATTTTCTAACCTATTTGCCAGTCATAAATGGCACTTAATTAGTACTTCTAGCATTCAACAAGATCAATAATATCCGTGTCACCAATTGAACATACGAAGACACAAGTCACAGATGTTGACATTCCTAAGCATTAAAGACCAGACATGTACAGTTTTTTATAACAGTAAAATTCCCGAGGCCAATGGCACAGGGTTCGAAACTCAGCGTATAATGGGCCAGTCCCTCTACCTTTCTCCACTTTAATACTAGACAAAAGTCTGCAGCATGGTTTGAACCCCTAACAGTGTGCCTAACCCACATATCAATTGTCGCAATCTTACAACTAGACCAAAGCCCAGCCATGTAAATTGAAGACAATGGAATAGAAAACAAACTATAGAACTCTAATTAATATTCGACAAAaaattagcttgcttgataGATAATCGTCGACATAATCTTTATCAATTTTCCCATGGGCCATTGCCCCAACCTGCATATGTCAGATATCAACTTATCAAGTAAGCTATAACTTCCCACAAATCGAAGTTGTccataaaaaattacactagaACCGTTGAACATACCACAAAAACAAGGTTCATGTCATTGCTAATTCCATTAACATAGTCCTGAATATCCACCAGTTTCTCAGAACTATGAGAAAAGCCTGAAGCTTAAGAGAAGTGAATGTATTAGTCAATCGCCAAGGACATCCAATTAGAGAAGGGAGGTACTAAAATAGAAATTCACCTATCTTCCGGCAGTCAATGAGTAGGTACTGTGAAACAGGGTTTTTTTATAGCACAACAGTTTTTCTCGTTTACCAACAGCAGTTATGCTCAGCTTTTGTAGCAGCTGCACTGAATTTGAAGCAACATCAGAAAACAGCAGAATTTGACAAAACAAAGAGGGAATGAAAGCATGAAAACAGATGGGGAAGAAAAGAATTTCAAGGTAATAACTTACACATGATACCAGAGAATCGCTTAAATGTCCTAGGGATACGAACATGAGGTTTTACTTCAAAGAGGACACCTTTCTCAGTCTTCACATACAATGCTTTTAATCGCCCAGCTTTGTTTACTCGGCTATCTAAAATGGTAAGCATTGCCTAtggaaggaaagaagaaatcataaattgAGAAATGGGAAGTGTATTATAATATGGCATCAAGGAGGTGATATCAAAAACATTACAAGTTACCAACAGAATATCCTTCCTATTCTCAAAGGGATTCTACGAGTTCTATCACTGCTTCAGAATCATTTACAAAATTCTAtttacaccaaaaatgaaacaaaagtaAATAGTTCATCTTAATCTTGTGAATCGAGTTTTCTTTATGTTCAAAACACCTAGCGCTTCACTCCCTCCAAACtgaacaccatatacaatatGGAATGGTTGACCACCCAATTCCTTTCATAGGAATTTTTGCCTATGATGCTCCAGCATTTCAGTAGCTCACAAGTACACCCTGGCATGCTCCATTTTAGTCCCACCATATTAAGAAAGAGTTCCATAGGTGGTCCGTAAGATGATAGTGCAAAAATAAATGATAACATCTCCAAAGATTCCTTTGCTGCCCACCAGAATTCAGCTGAAGTAACATGACTTTACCGTGAAGTTGCCCTTACTATGAATCTTCCAAATAAGCTTGTAAAAGTTGTTATTGTCCTGACCTTGAAAAGACTCTAATAAACCCAAAAATTCAGCAAGCCTTCCCAATTCCCAGTCATTATAGAGTCTTGGCCAATCATCAATtagggagtgacatgtggcaaaAAATAATCAAGTCCTAAATTTTGCAAAGAAGGTGCAGGCTacaactaaaagaaaaaaagagaaagaagctTTTATAGACATTATTTAATTCCATTTCCAAGAAAGGTGCTTGCACTTGCCATTTTGGGAAAGCACCATACACAACTAATGTACGAAAGGACACAATTATTATTCTTAACGAGGATGCTTTGGTCATATCCTACAAGCCCCGAGATAGGATCAAGAAAATAAGCTGCATATGCTCTTCTTCTTGCTTTCTCCCTTCCGCTAGAAGAAGGATCAACTATGAGTTGATGAGTGGCAAAAAGAATATCTGTTCctattttctattaaatttttagaaacTGTCGGAATCAAGCTTTAGTCATATTGGTATGTTTCTTTGGGTCCAATGTGCTGTATGAGCCTTTTAGACTTGCGAGAGATTTATATGCTAGTAGAAGTGTAAAATACTTCTAGTGCTAGAAAATTTTCTTTATAGATATTGGATGGATGAAGGTTTAAATGGAGCGACATGGATAGTGAGGATTCACTTAGTCAAACCCCACTAGACTGGGACCAAGGGGTAGCTGTTGCTTATaggttttctcttcttttcgGGAAGGAGATGGGAGGGGAGGAGAGAATTTTGCACAGAACGGGAGGGTGGTGGATGGAGAATGTATCTGACTTTTCATATTagtttctctttttcttatttggCCCGTGGGACACTTAATCGTTGAATGTAGGTTGAACAACTAAGTGGAGAAAAAAAACTAGCGATTAATCTGAAATAGCCCCACTATAAAATTGAATGTATTATcgtaattaaataaatatttaacaaaAGAGTTGAGAAGATGACTACTTGGTGATTTCATGGCCAACTACCAGATATCTCTATCCCTAACATCTCTCTTTCTTGGCAATTCCAATAATGAATAATCCCAGTTACTCAGACTCTACTTGAACTTGGATCAACATGAATCATTTGAGATGACTTTAATACTCTTCCAATCCCAATTTGTTTGACACTACTCCCTTTCTTTTCTGTCCAAAAAGATTGTCacctttatatattttaaaacgaATTTTTACACTCCCATTCCCTTTTTCCTACATCTTTTACTATTCCGTTCGTCCCATTGACATGATTTTTTATGAGTCCACTAGACACATAAACAGATACTTTTATACCAAGGAAAGGCTTGGTACTTTATACATATTTAGCTTATGTCTCAAAACTCTACCTTTCTTTTTAAATCCTGTCCAGTCAAATACCATCAAATTGAACAGAGGAAGTATGTTTAGTATCAACAAATTGAGCTCCAGGAAAATTCATGCACATTCAGTACAAAGCTAAATTGTGTTCCAGCCTGCTTGTTTTAGCTTTGGCAGGCCACTCTACCAGACGTCTCCACAAAAAAGTTTACAAAACATTGGACATCAACTTTTGCTGGTTACCATTACGAAGCGTCACAACCTATGGCCCACATCTAATATTGCCTCAAAGAACAAAGTTTAATCTGAACTCTACAGGACAGTCATAGTGTTTAAACTATGATGAGTATTAAAGAACAAAATTGGGCCAATAAATTCGAAGTCTACTAACCTGATGAGCAATATCAGTCCGATAATCAGAAGGATTCCGATTATTATTCTTCAGAAAGTTGGAATGTTAATCTGAGTTCAGAAGTTGGTATGTCTGCATGCCCAAGAGGTGATATCATTAAACCTCGGCTAACTTCCTCTATTGAGCAGTATACGTGATACTAAAAACAATTTAAAAGATGATCTCATGAGCAGTTGGGTAAAAAACCATAAAGCAGTGAATAAGCTAAGCAATTCTTTTAAAGAAGACATACAAAAGACAATCGAAGAAACAATATGTGaatgaaaattgaaaaatggCATTGCACAAACAGACCTTTCCAATTTTAGCAATTTCCAGGGAAGCTCTCTCGATGATGAAATAACACCAGGTTTACTGTTTTGATTGGTAGAAACAACCGGTATGCCAGCTAGCAAATCTACAAATCTTTCAGCTGCCTCAGTGTCTGAGGCAGTGTATTctgttttcactctttttgcTGATCCTGTTGACTTGTCGTCCAGAGATTCCTCTATTTCTTCTTTATCATgattctcttctttcttttttatcttttcCCCTTTTACTTTATA
This Solanum dulcamara chromosome 8, daSolDulc1.2, whole genome shotgun sequence DNA region includes the following protein-coding sequences:
- the LOC129901411 gene encoding kinesin-like protein KIN-14C; its protein translation is MDSILNRVAKDCGRRNSSSPSTNGDIFEPSSSSNAKQRTTLVEWINGLLPSLSLPVNASDEELRAYLVDGTILCQLLNKLKPGFIPEFGGSGHSLSLGSENVKRFLSAMDKIGLPRFQASDLEKGSMKIVLECLLTLRAEFMPDIGGYGSTTPLSRKSGADVVHRQELSSTHSSPSSAEGRRKIGSDSKFQRALRSPVMAEPSAALLHHVGHKFHEVFQLKQGGYADLTPSKISEMMKSNSLDIAPTQSLLSVVNEILDESIERKNGEIPHRVACLLRKVVQEIERRISTQAEHLRTQNNLFKTREEKYQSRIRVLEALATGTSEETQIVMNQLQQIKSVKIKMDAEKRNEDQDVVRLMKEKDDYSQEIAALKQELEKAKKAHEECCLEMEKDARNTQQKLEERLKDVESLLKESKYRAKELETFSESKSLKWSKKENVYQIFTEFQLGALRELKFASQSIKQQVVKTQRSYAEEFNQLGAKFGALDHAAANYSVVLAENRKLHNEVQELKGNIRVYCRIRPFLRGQKEKQTVIEYIGENGELVVVNPSKQGKEGRRSFKFNTVYSPASAQAQVYSDIQPLVQSVLDGYNVCIFAYGQTGSGKTYTMTGPDGASEEDWGVNYRALNDLFRISQMRESTFKYEIKVQMMEIYNEQVRDLLSSDGSQKRLGILSTSQPNGLAVPEASMFPVNGTADVLDLMDTGLRNRAKGSTAMNERSSRSHSIVTIHVQGKDIKSGSSMHSSLHLVDLAGSERVDRSEVTGDRLKEAQHINKSLSSLGDVISALAQKNAHIPYRNSKLTQVLQASLGGHAKTLMFVQLNPEIASYSETMSTLKFAERASGVELGAARSSKDGRDIRELMEQVASLKDTIAKKDEEIEQLQLLKVQKNVSPEASGEKSGPNSFSNADNEETLSDMLSDSGLSVGTETDGCAESANPFPEGYKPPENTNKYKTAYKIPRPPQKSERDSPKASNGLRKSTSAANMLAKSTKRWQ